One part of the Lapillicoccus jejuensis genome encodes these proteins:
- the fdh gene encoding formate dehydrogenase, with product MAGRTFLSWPVVRQLTGGDPLGRGAAVRSATTSAERPRTQDADSVVKSVCPYCAVGCGQKVYVQDGRVTHIEGDPDSPISRGRLCPKGSASEQLVNSAGRQTTVLYRRPHGTRWESLDLETATDMIADRVVETRARTWEDRDEHGRPLRRTRGFAGLGGATLDNEENYLIKKLYTALGAIQIENQARIUHSATVPSLGASFGRGGATGFVQDLEKSDCIVIQGSNMAECHPVGFQWVMEAKARGAKVIHIDPRFTRTSAVADTHVPLRAGSDIAFLGGIVNYILQNEKYFREYVVAYTNAASILREDFQDTDDLDGVFSGYDPQTGTYDTTTWGYDGADDAEFAAAGSSREPDEAKKGGGGGQQSGDEHEGSQSDRAAGHELGGHGTSLEHGRTKRDDTLQDPHCVFQVLKRHYARYTPEVVADICGVPEDLFLEVCEAVTANSGRDRTTAWVYSVGWTHHSVGVQYIRGSAIIQLLLGNMGRPGGGILALRGHASIQGSTDIPTLFNLLPGYLPMPKAGEHDDLDAYLETISSPYQKGFWTSADAYTVSLLKSWYGDHATADNEWGFGYLPRLTGDHGTYQTVMDMLAGKVEGYMIFGQNPAVGSAHGRMQRLAMAQLKWLVVRDLALIESATFWKDGPEIATGEMVTEDIGTEVFFMPAASHVEKDGSFTQTQRMLQWHHKAIEPPDDARSELHFFYTLGRKIRERLAGSELERDRAVLDLTWDYPVDEHGDPSADAVLREVNGTHLTGEKAGRALASYTDMKADGSTAGGCWIYTGVYADEVNQAARRKPGSEQSWVAPEWGWAWPANRRILYNRASADPQGRPWSERKAYVWWDEEKGTWTGHDVPDFVLDKAPSYRPREGQGGPEGLAGDDPFIMQADGKAWLFAPSGLLDGPLPAHYEPQESPVANPLYSQQSNPTRQVFKRTDNLQNPSGTEPHADVFPYVFTTYRLTEHHTAGGMSRWLPYLSELQPEFFCEVSPELARERGLEHLGWATIVSARTAIEARVLVTDRMSALTVGGRTVHQVGLPYHWGVGGEGALVSGDSANDLFGVTLDANVHIQESKVASCDIQPGRRPTGPALLDYVAAYQRRAGITVETGNEQRTPARPDVQHGVHEGGGPA from the coding sequence GACCGGCGGCGACCCCCTCGGGCGCGGCGCCGCCGTCCGCTCCGCCACGACGAGCGCCGAGCGCCCGCGCACGCAGGACGCCGACTCCGTGGTCAAGAGCGTCTGCCCCTACTGCGCCGTCGGCTGCGGCCAGAAGGTCTACGTGCAGGACGGGCGGGTCACCCACATCGAGGGGGACCCCGACTCGCCGATCTCGCGAGGTCGTCTGTGCCCCAAGGGGTCGGCGAGCGAGCAGCTGGTCAACAGCGCGGGCCGCCAGACGACCGTGCTCTACCGGCGGCCGCACGGCACCCGCTGGGAGAGCCTCGACCTGGAGACGGCGACCGACATGATCGCCGACCGCGTCGTCGAGACCCGCGCGCGCACCTGGGAGGACCGCGACGAGCACGGGCGACCGCTGCGCCGTACCCGCGGCTTCGCCGGGCTGGGAGGAGCGACCCTCGACAACGAGGAGAACTACCTCATCAAGAAGCTCTACACCGCGCTCGGCGCCATCCAGATCGAGAACCAGGCGCGTATTTGACACAGCGCCACGGTCCCCAGTCTGGGGGCCTCGTTCGGCCGGGGCGGCGCCACCGGTTTCGTGCAGGACCTGGAGAAGTCCGACTGCATCGTCATCCAGGGCTCCAACATGGCCGAGTGCCACCCGGTGGGGTTCCAGTGGGTCATGGAGGCCAAGGCGCGCGGCGCCAAGGTCATCCACATCGACCCGCGCTTCACCCGCACCTCGGCCGTGGCGGACACGCACGTGCCGCTGCGCGCGGGCAGTGACATCGCCTTCCTCGGCGGCATCGTCAACTACATCCTCCAGAACGAGAAGTACTTCCGGGAGTACGTCGTCGCCTACACCAACGCGGCCTCGATCCTGCGCGAGGACTTCCAGGACACCGACGACCTCGACGGCGTCTTCTCCGGCTACGACCCGCAGACGGGCACCTACGACACGACGACGTGGGGGTACGACGGCGCCGACGACGCGGAGTTCGCCGCGGCCGGGTCCAGCCGCGAGCCGGACGAGGCGAAGAAGGGCGGCGGGGGCGGCCAGCAGTCCGGCGACGAGCACGAGGGGTCGCAGTCCGACCGGGCGGCGGGCCACGAGCTCGGCGGGCACGGCACGAGCCTCGAGCACGGCCGCACCAAGCGCGACGACACGCTGCAGGACCCGCACTGCGTCTTCCAGGTGCTCAAGCGGCACTACGCCCGCTACACGCCCGAGGTCGTCGCCGACATCTGCGGCGTCCCCGAGGACCTCTTCCTCGAGGTCTGCGAGGCCGTGACGGCCAACAGCGGGCGCGACCGCACGACCGCGTGGGTCTACTCGGTCGGCTGGACCCACCACTCGGTCGGCGTGCAGTACATCCGCGGCTCGGCGATCATCCAGCTGCTCCTGGGCAACATGGGCCGCCCGGGCGGCGGGATCCTCGCGCTGCGCGGCCACGCGAGCATCCAGGGCTCGACCGACATCCCGACGCTGTTCAACCTGCTCCCGGGCTACCTGCCGATGCCCAAGGCGGGGGAGCACGACGACCTCGACGCCTACCTGGAGACGATCAGCAGCCCGTACCAGAAGGGCTTCTGGACCTCCGCCGACGCCTACACGGTCAGCCTGCTCAAGTCCTGGTACGGCGATCACGCCACCGCCGACAACGAGTGGGGCTTCGGCTACCTCCCGCGGCTGACCGGTGACCACGGCACCTACCAGACCGTCATGGACATGCTCGCCGGGAAGGTCGAGGGCTACATGATCTTCGGCCAGAACCCGGCCGTCGGCTCGGCCCACGGGCGCATGCAGCGCCTGGCGATGGCGCAGCTGAAGTGGCTCGTCGTGCGCGACCTCGCGCTCATCGAGTCGGCGACCTTCTGGAAGGACGGTCCCGAGATCGCCACCGGGGAGATGGTCACCGAGGACATCGGCACCGAGGTCTTCTTCATGCCGGCCGCCTCGCACGTCGAGAAGGACGGCTCGTTCACCCAGACCCAGCGGATGCTTCAGTGGCACCACAAGGCGATCGAGCCGCCGGACGACGCCCGCAGCGAGCTGCACTTCTTCTACACGCTGGGGCGGAAGATCCGTGAGCGGCTGGCCGGCTCCGAGCTGGAGCGCGACCGCGCCGTCCTCGACCTCACCTGGGACTACCCCGTCGACGAGCACGGAGACCCGTCCGCCGACGCCGTCCTGCGCGAGGTCAACGGCACGCACCTGACCGGCGAGAAGGCCGGGCGGGCGCTGGCGTCGTACACCGACATGAAGGCCGACGGGAGCACCGCCGGCGGCTGCTGGATCTACACCGGCGTCTACGCGGACGAGGTCAACCAGGCGGCCCGTCGCAAGCCCGGCAGCGAGCAGTCGTGGGTCGCCCCCGAGTGGGGCTGGGCCTGGCCGGCCAACCGGCGCATCCTGTACAACCGCGCCTCCGCCGACCCGCAGGGCCGGCCGTGGAGCGAGCGCAAGGCCTACGTGTGGTGGGACGAGGAGAAGGGGACCTGGACCGGCCACGACGTGCCCGACTTCGTCCTCGACAAGGCGCCGTCGTACCGGCCGCGGGAGGGGCAGGGCGGCCCCGAGGGGTTGGCCGGCGACGACCCGTTCATCATGCAGGCCGACGGCAAGGCGTGGCTCTTCGCCCCGAGCGGGCTGCTCGACGGGCCGCTGCCGGCGCACTACGAGCCGCAGGAGTCCCCGGTCGCCAACCCGCTGTACTCCCAGCAGTCGAACCCGACGCGGCAGGTCTTCAAGCGGACGGACAACCTGCAGAACCCGTCCGGCACCGAGCCGCACGCCGACGTCTTCCCCTACGTCTTCACGACGTACCGGCTCACCGAGCACCACACGGCGGGCGGGATGAGCCGGTGGCTGCCCTACCTGTCCGAGCTCCAGCCGGAGTTCTTCTGCGAGGTCTCCCCGGAGCTGGCGCGCGAGCGCGGGTTGGAGCACCTCGGGTGGGCGACCATCGTCTCGGCCCGCACGGCCATCGAGGCGCGCGTGCTCGTCACCGACCGGATGAGCGCGCTGACCGTCGGCGGGCGCACGGTGCACCAGGTCGGGCTGCCCTACCACTGGGGCGTCGGCGGCG